A single Cryomorphaceae bacterium DNA region contains:
- the ispG gene encoding (E)-4-hydroxy-3-methylbut-2-enyl-diphosphate synthase, with product MTPEDYRYCESLFQHRRFTSRPVQIGSVGFGGENPIRLQSMTTTDTMDTEGTVEQSIRMIDAGCELVRITAPSKRDAENLRPIKDELRARGYDTPLVADIHFTPNAAEIAAGIVEKVRVNPGNYADKKKFEEIDYTDESYAAELDRIRKRFEPLVLLCKENGTAMRIGTNHGSLSDRILSRYGDTPMGMVESAMEFLRICRDLDYHDIVLSMKASNPQVMVQAYRLLMHYFYREGMNYPLHLGVTEAGEGEDGRIKSAVGIGTLLEDGLGDTIRVSLTEEPEAEIPVARRLAERYKHRSDAKSIPSLDELPYNPFEYTRRHTAAVGNVGGKNVPVVVADFSDRDQITPATLFPVGYTYSVPLDKWNLADQACDYAFVGDHGVDFDLPGTLGVIQNAQFWEMKDRHYPLLTPEQYLSDHPRSTERNFVRADLKDLFQEEFILALRADATAILVLETHHDHGMAEQRRAFMELLRLNLEIPVVVRRAYRAVGAEDFQLFSATDLGALFIDGFGDGVWSEADASVSAKTVNATMFGILQATRTRISKTEYISCPSCGRTLFDLQETTAMIRQRTDHLKGVKIGIMGCIVNGPGEMADADYGYVGTGPGKITLYKEKEVVKRNIPAEHALDELIELIREHGDWVEPAVAHS from the coding sequence ATGACACCAGAAGACTATCGCTACTGCGAAAGTTTATTTCAGCACAGGAGATTTACCTCACGTCCGGTTCAGATTGGATCAGTAGGTTTTGGTGGTGAAAACCCCATTCGCCTTCAGTCCATGACCACAACCGATACTATGGACACCGAGGGAACGGTGGAGCAATCCATACGGATGATTGACGCCGGTTGTGAATTGGTACGCATTACCGCCCCGAGCAAGCGGGATGCGGAAAACCTCAGACCCATCAAGGATGAATTGCGTGCTAGAGGTTACGATACGCCCCTGGTGGCCGACATCCACTTTACCCCAAATGCTGCAGAAATTGCGGCGGGTATTGTCGAGAAAGTTCGGGTCAACCCAGGCAATTACGCGGACAAAAAGAAGTTCGAGGAAATCGACTATACGGACGAGAGCTATGCGGCCGAATTAGATCGAATCCGCAAGAGGTTTGAGCCCTTGGTTTTGCTCTGTAAAGAGAACGGAACGGCGATGCGCATCGGGACCAATCACGGTTCGCTGAGCGACCGGATTCTGAGCCGTTATGGAGACACCCCAATGGGAATGGTCGAATCGGCGATGGAGTTCCTTCGCATATGCCGAGATCTGGACTATCACGACATCGTGCTCTCCATGAAGGCGAGCAATCCACAAGTCATGGTTCAAGCCTATCGCCTTCTTATGCACTACTTCTATCGCGAAGGCATGAACTATCCCTTGCACCTCGGAGTCACCGAAGCTGGGGAAGGAGAAGATGGCCGAATCAAGTCAGCCGTGGGCATTGGAACACTGCTCGAGGACGGTTTAGGCGATACCATTCGCGTTTCCTTGACTGAAGAGCCTGAAGCGGAAATTCCCGTGGCGCGCCGATTGGCCGAACGCTATAAGCATCGGAGTGACGCGAAGTCTATTCCGAGCCTTGACGAGCTTCCCTATAATCCCTTTGAATACACGCGCCGGCATACCGCTGCTGTGGGTAATGTTGGGGGTAAAAATGTACCAGTGGTTGTTGCTGATTTCAGCGACCGAGATCAAATCACTCCGGCCACCCTCTTTCCGGTAGGATACACCTACAGCGTGCCTTTGGATAAGTGGAACTTGGCCGACCAGGCCTGTGACTACGCCTTCGTAGGCGATCACGGCGTCGATTTTGATTTGCCAGGGACCTTGGGCGTCATCCAGAACGCCCAGTTCTGGGAAATGAAAGACCGGCACTATCCTCTTTTGACTCCGGAGCAGTATCTGAGCGATCATCCGCGCAGTACCGAACGAAATTTTGTCCGTGCCGACTTGAAGGACCTTTTTCAGGAGGAGTTTATTTTGGCCCTACGGGCCGATGCCACGGCCATCCTCGTGCTCGAGACCCATCACGACCACGGCATGGCTGAGCAGCGTCGCGCTTTTATGGAATTGTTGCGACTGAACCTGGAGATTCCTGTGGTGGTTCGACGGGCTTATCGCGCCGTAGGCGCAGAAGATTTTCAACTCTTCTCAGCGACGGACTTAGGGGCCTTGTTCATCGACGGATTTGGCGATGGCGTTTGGTCGGAGGCCGATGCTTCGGTTTCTGCCAAGACCGTGAACGCGACCATGTTCGGCATTTTGCAAGCGACGCGCACCAGGATCAGTAAGACGGAATACATCAGCTGTCCCAGTTGTGGTCGTACCCTCTTTGATCTGCAGGAAACCACGGCCATGATTCGTCAGCGCACGGATCACTTGAAGGGCGTGAAAATCGGCATCATGGGATGCATCGTCAACGGCCCGGGTGAAATGGCGGATGCGGACTACGGCTACGTGGGAACCGGTCCGGGCAAGATTACCTTGTACAAGGAAAAAGAGGTCGTGAAGCGGAATATTCCAGCGGAACATGCGCTTGACGAATTGATTGAACTGATACGTGAGCACGGGGACTGGGTAGAGCCCGCCGTGGCGCATTCTTGA
- a CDS encoding MmcQ/YjbR family DNA-binding protein, whose translation MNYEELREACLSLPHVTEDFPFDADTLVMRVGNKIFAFLPLEKTPAQISLKMTPENVLETRADYPAVEPGWHLNKKYWNQVIMDGSIESEIIFGWIRDSYDLIFKSLPKKVREELQ comes from the coding sequence ATGAATTACGAAGAACTCCGAGAAGCTTGTTTGTCCTTGCCACACGTGACCGAGGATTTTCCTTTTGATGCCGATACGCTGGTCATGCGCGTTGGAAATAAAATTTTTGCCTTTCTCCCGCTCGAAAAAACGCCAGCTCAAATTTCACTGAAAATGACGCCTGAAAATGTCCTGGAGACCCGAGCGGATTATCCTGCGGTGGAGCCCGGCTGGCATTTGAATAAAAAGTACTGGAATCAGGTCATTATGGACGGCTCCATAGAATCGGAAATCATCTTCGGCTGGATTCGAGACAGCTATGACCTTATTTTCAAAAGCTTGCCTAAAAAAGTCCGCGAGGAGCTCCAATAA
- a CDS encoding V-type ATP synthase subunit B, translating to MELPKHYTAIKNMTKATCTLEAEGVGNEELALVGGRLAQVVKIIDREVTLQVFGGTEGLFTDAETVFLGKAPTLHVGDDLIGRFFNGYGAPIDGGPELMGKETEIGGPTVNPVRRKQPFQLIATGIAGIDLNNTLVAGQKIPFFANSDQPYNEVMATVALRAEADKIILGGMGLTNDDYLYFKQLFEEEGVLDKIVGFVNTTDNPPLERLLVPDMALTAAEYFSIQKNENVLVLLTDMTLYADALSIVSNRMDQIPSKDSMPGSLYSDLARIYEKAAQFPEGGSITIIAVTTLSEGDITHAIPDNTGYITEGQLFLRKDAEVGRVIVDPFRSLSRLKQLVIGKQTREDHPQVMNAAVRLYADAANARTKLENGFDLTDYDKRALDFAKEYARTILSIDVQLDTHSMLEQTWTLFSKYFSVEELGIKATFTDQYYTD from the coding sequence ATGGAATTGCCCAAACACTACACGGCCATTAAGAACATGACCAAGGCAACCTGCACGCTGGAAGCGGAAGGCGTGGGAAATGAAGAACTCGCCTTGGTTGGAGGTAGACTTGCCCAGGTGGTTAAAATCATCGACCGAGAAGTGACCCTCCAAGTCTTCGGCGGTACCGAAGGCCTCTTTACCGATGCCGAAACCGTCTTCCTAGGCAAGGCCCCGACCCTTCACGTCGGCGACGACCTCATCGGGCGTTTCTTCAACGGATACGGAGCACCTATAGATGGTGGACCCGAGCTCATGGGTAAAGAAACCGAGATCGGTGGACCTACAGTCAATCCCGTACGACGTAAACAGCCCTTCCAACTCATTGCCACGGGAATTGCGGGGATTGACTTGAATAACACCCTGGTTGCGGGTCAAAAAATCCCCTTCTTCGCCAACAGCGATCAGCCTTACAACGAAGTGATGGCTACGGTGGCCCTACGGGCCGAAGCCGATAAAATCATCCTCGGCGGAATGGGATTGACCAACGACGACTACCTCTACTTCAAACAACTTTTTGAAGAGGAAGGCGTGCTGGACAAGATTGTGGGATTCGTCAACACCACCGACAACCCACCACTGGAGCGCCTACTGGTTCCGGACATGGCCTTGACGGCAGCGGAGTACTTTTCCATCCAGAAAAACGAGAATGTCTTGGTCCTGTTGACCGATATGACCCTCTATGCCGATGCCCTCAGTATTGTGAGCAACCGTATGGATCAAATTCCTTCCAAGGACTCTATGCCTGGATCCTTGTATTCTGATCTGGCCCGCATCTATGAGAAAGCGGCGCAGTTTCCGGAAGGCGGCTCCATCACCATCATCGCGGTAACCACCTTGAGCGAAGGGGACATCACGCACGCCATTCCAGACAACACGGGATACATCACCGAAGGACAGCTATTCCTTCGGAAAGATGCGGAAGTCGGGCGAGTCATCGTTGACCCTTTCCGTAGCCTTAGTCGACTGAAGCAGCTGGTTATTGGAAAGCAGACTCGTGAAGACCATCCACAGGTGATGAATGCCGCGGTTCGCCTCTACGCCGATGCCGCCAACGCCCGGACCAAGTTGGAAAATGGCTTTGACCTCACGGACTACGACAAACGCGCACTGGACTTTGCCAAAGAATACGCACGCACCATCTTGAGCATCGATGTCCAACTGGATACACATTCGATGCTCGAACAGACGTGGACGCTGTTCAGCAAATACTTCAGTGTTGAAGAACTCGGTATCAAAGCAACCTTCACGGATCAATACTACACCGACTGA
- a CDS encoding T9SS type A sorting domain-containing protein — protein sequence MNRKVRLLALVLGLSFSAQAAPGDTTIVTAQQAMDMTWYGNYDEWAVFPSGQTFGRVVMEYEMGCASNGCSDWDYTTQIIAQIPTGTFDSTIASIDTNGTVIDTTWNVFQVFDDYELGRAITPYGGYMANNQQGYNNNWSHRFYYDVTDYQMLLQDSVRIRARYSGWSSGFSATVTFHMIEGTPPRDVLSMTTLVNRSFQYQNQSTVDSLFLTPQDVAMDAGMQGAAMRVITSGHGFDNNVNCAEFCPRDYYVFVDGTQHVTQSMWRDDCGLNPIYPQGGTWLYDRANWCPGSKATGYWHELTPHVTAGQTHEVDLGIQNYAWSGTQTPSYFFSAVLFQYGGFNRTLDAAIENVLAPSDHEEYRRMNPICGNAQVEIKNYGATPLTSVEIQYAAGGGPTVHTWTGNLAYGESALVDLPVGYVGTLFPPMFYAEIIDVNGQGTDGTSWNDRQERSIELVPDHPKDIYLELRTNLMGHQTSWTLEDYNGTVLYSGNNLANNTIHRDTFQLSQGCYHFRLNDSGKNGLSWWADNEGSGYCRLRAVDGGILKVFKPDFGTRHDYEFTVTSGFSVPEELSLWLEVYPNPSTGVFSVEYAQSSAETTVLTITDLQGRVVASEEVEPRLEYRWEVDLSHQPAGVYFLQARTSQELRTEKIVIQ from the coding sequence ATGAATAGGAAAGTACGACTGCTCGCCCTTGTGTTGGGCTTATCATTTTCCGCACAGGCGGCCCCTGGAGACACCACCATTGTTACGGCTCAGCAGGCTATGGACATGACTTGGTATGGAAACTACGATGAATGGGCCGTTTTTCCGTCGGGACAAACTTTTGGCCGCGTGGTCATGGAATACGAAATGGGCTGCGCCAGTAACGGTTGCAGCGATTGGGATTATACCACTCAGATCATCGCTCAAATTCCGACCGGGACATTCGATTCGACCATTGCAAGTATTGATACCAATGGAACTGTCATTGACACCACTTGGAACGTCTTTCAAGTTTTCGACGACTACGAACTGGGGCGTGCGATTACTCCTTATGGCGGTTATATGGCCAACAATCAGCAAGGCTACAACAACAACTGGAGTCATCGATTCTACTACGATGTGACCGACTATCAAATGCTTCTTCAAGACAGTGTGCGCATACGGGCTCGATACAGCGGATGGTCGAGTGGTTTTTCAGCGACCGTGACGTTTCACATGATTGAAGGAACACCGCCACGAGATGTTCTGTCCATGACAACCTTGGTCAATCGAAGTTTTCAGTATCAGAATCAATCAACGGTAGATTCACTCTTCTTAACACCGCAAGATGTCGCAATGGACGCCGGAATGCAGGGTGCAGCCATGCGCGTTATTACGAGTGGACACGGTTTTGATAATAATGTCAATTGCGCTGAGTTCTGCCCGCGTGATTACTACGTCTTCGTCGATGGAACACAGCACGTTACTCAGAGCATGTGGCGTGACGATTGCGGGTTAAACCCCATCTATCCGCAAGGGGGAACTTGGCTCTATGATCGGGCCAACTGGTGTCCGGGGTCAAAAGCTACCGGATATTGGCATGAATTAACTCCACATGTGACCGCTGGTCAAACCCATGAGGTCGATCTGGGAATCCAGAACTACGCTTGGAGCGGTACACAGACCCCTTCTTATTTTTTCAGTGCGGTCTTGTTCCAATACGGTGGATTCAACCGCACCCTAGATGCGGCCATTGAGAATGTCTTGGCGCCGAGTGATCACGAAGAGTACCGACGCATGAACCCCATTTGCGGAAATGCACAAGTGGAAATTAAAAACTACGGGGCCACGCCACTGACCAGCGTTGAGATTCAGTATGCGGCTGGAGGCGGTCCAACAGTCCATACCTGGACGGGAAACCTGGCTTATGGGGAGAGTGCTCTTGTCGACCTCCCAGTGGGATATGTCGGGACCCTTTTTCCTCCGATGTTTTATGCGGAAATCATCGATGTGAACGGTCAAGGGACGGATGGAACATCATGGAACGATCGTCAAGAACGATCCATAGAATTGGTGCCCGATCATCCCAAGGACATCTACCTAGAGCTGCGCACCAACCTCATGGGACATCAGACGAGCTGGACTTTAGAGGATTACAATGGAACCGTCTTGTACTCTGGGAACAATCTGGCCAACAACACCATCCACCGCGACACCTTCCAATTGTCGCAAGGATGTTATCACTTCCGATTGAACGATAGCGGTAAGAACGGCCTCAGTTGGTGGGCGGACAATGAAGGCTCTGGCTATTGCCGACTTCGTGCAGTAGATGGGGGAATCCTCAAGGTGTTCAAGCCTGATTTTGGAACGCGTCACGACTACGAGTTTACGGTGACCAGCGGGTTCTCCGTGCCTGAAGAACTTTCCTTGTGGCTGGAGGTTTATCCAAATCCAAGCACAGGTGTTTTCTCGGTGGAGTACGCACAGAGTAGTGCGGAAACCACAGTACTGACCATCACCGACCTTCAGGGCCGGGTTGTGGCCAGCGAAGAAGTGGAGCCGAGACTCGAATACCGGTGGGAGGTCGACCTGAGTCATCAGCCCGCAGGTGTTTATTTCCTGCAGGCGCGTACCAGTCAAGAATTGCGCACCGAGAAAATTGTCATTCAATAA
- a CDS encoding DUF2764 family protein translates to MKYYGLISGLPTLRIMRPAQPPVADLRAMLDQYLSGRDSAVVHHFFYQWDLTNYNAYVQAKDWWMEGGNLDRAAIEEWYKKDKAPDTPFGEEAPTALGERKTPIQRIQDHWETYYAVMSELSDGRLDRLLIADKTLKNFFKGTMERKTGAKAGVHYLSGGLFDRYSYNKLLIADIQAEYPQLAQVLTFFEEGDPFVREQKMLEVKWNFLDYLAFFDPFGMPGLISWLMKYLDLAKWGQNNPKRGALYVREFENNIVNQIPHTP, encoded by the coding sequence ATGAAGTACTACGGACTCATCAGCGGGCTTCCAACATTGCGGATTATGCGTCCAGCACAGCCGCCTGTAGCAGATCTTCGGGCCATGCTGGATCAATACCTCAGTGGCCGAGATTCCGCGGTGGTTCATCACTTCTTCTATCAGTGGGACTTGACCAATTACAACGCTTACGTACAAGCCAAAGATTGGTGGATGGAAGGTGGAAATCTCGATCGAGCGGCCATTGAAGAATGGTACAAAAAAGACAAAGCGCCGGACACACCCTTCGGCGAAGAAGCGCCTACCGCCCTCGGAGAACGAAAGACCCCTATTCAACGCATACAGGATCACTGGGAAACCTACTACGCGGTGATGAGTGAGCTGAGCGATGGGCGACTGGATCGTTTACTCATTGCCGATAAAACGCTCAAGAATTTCTTCAAAGGGACCATGGAGCGGAAAACGGGTGCCAAAGCCGGAGTCCATTATTTGAGCGGCGGACTCTTCGATCGCTACAGTTACAACAAACTCCTCATCGCGGACATCCAAGCGGAGTACCCCCAACTCGCCCAAGTGCTCACCTTCTTTGAAGAAGGCGATCCCTTCGTTCGAGAGCAAAAAATGCTGGAGGTCAAATGGAACTTCTTGGACTACCTCGCTTTTTTTGACCCCTTCGGCATGCCCGGGCTAATCTCTTGGCTCATGAAGTACCTGGACCTGGCAAAATGGGGGCAAAACAACCCTAAGCGCGGCGCGCTTTACGTTCGTGAATTCGAAAACAATATTGTGAATCAAATCCCACATACGCCATGA
- a CDS encoding acyl-CoA dehydrogenase family protein, with amino-acid sequence MAKTDQFQSPDYYLFDDLLTEEHKLVRDATRDWVKREVSPIIEDYAQRAEFPTQIVKGLAEIGAFGPYIPQEYGGAGLDQMSYGLMMQEIERGDSGVRSTCSVQSSLVMYPIFAYGNEEQRQKYLPKLASGEFVGCFGLTEPNHGSNPGGMTTNFVEDGDHYVLNGAKMWISNAPFADVAVVWAKNEEGRIHGLIVERGMEGFSTPETHGKWSLRASATGELVFENVRVPKANLLPNKSGLGAPLGCLDSARYGIAWGALGAAMDCYDTALRYSKEREQFGRPIGGFQLQQKKLAEMITEITKAQALTWRLGQLKNEGRATSAQISMAKRNNVDMALKVAREARQMLGGMGITGDYPIMRHMMNLESVVTYEGTHDIHLLITGLDITGLNAFK; translated from the coding sequence ATGGCCAAAACTGACCAATTTCAATCTCCGGATTACTACCTTTTTGATGATTTGCTTACTGAAGAGCACAAGCTCGTTAGAGACGCTACCCGCGATTGGGTAAAGCGCGAAGTGAGCCCCATTATTGAGGACTACGCACAACGCGCAGAATTCCCAACACAAATCGTCAAAGGACTAGCAGAAATCGGAGCCTTTGGACCTTATATTCCTCAAGAATACGGAGGAGCCGGACTCGATCAAATGTCCTACGGACTTATGATGCAAGAGATCGAAAGAGGCGATTCTGGAGTAAGATCCACGTGTTCTGTACAGAGTTCGTTGGTTATGTACCCCATTTTCGCCTACGGAAATGAGGAGCAGCGCCAAAAATACTTGCCCAAACTCGCCTCCGGAGAGTTCGTCGGTTGCTTTGGTTTGACCGAGCCCAACCACGGATCCAACCCGGGAGGAATGACCACCAACTTCGTTGAAGACGGAGACCACTACGTCCTCAACGGTGCTAAAATGTGGATCTCAAATGCTCCATTCGCGGATGTTGCAGTCGTGTGGGCGAAGAACGAAGAAGGACGCATCCACGGACTCATCGTTGAGCGTGGCATGGAAGGGTTCTCTACGCCTGAAACCCATGGAAAATGGAGTTTGCGCGCCAGCGCAACGGGCGAGCTCGTATTCGAAAATGTCCGCGTTCCTAAAGCCAATTTACTTCCCAATAAATCCGGCCTAGGTGCTCCACTTGGATGCTTGGACAGTGCCCGCTATGGAATTGCCTGGGGTGCACTGGGTGCAGCCATGGACTGCTACGATACCGCCCTTCGCTATTCTAAGGAGCGCGAGCAGTTTGGAAGACCGATTGGCGGATTCCAATTGCAACAAAAGAAATTGGCCGAGATGATCACTGAGATCACCAAAGCTCAGGCCTTGACCTGGCGATTGGGCCAATTAAAGAATGAGGGACGAGCAACATCTGCTCAGATCTCCATGGCTAAGCGCAACAATGTGGATATGGCCTTGAAAGTGGCTCGTGAAGCACGACAAATGTTGGGTGGAATGGGCATCACAGGAGACTACCCCATCATGCGCCACATGATGAACCTCGAGTCGGTGGTTACCTATGAAGGCACCCATGACATTCACTTACTGATTACAGGATTGGATATTACTGGGCTGAACGCCTTTAAGTAA
- a CDS encoding V-type ATP synthase subunit A, with protein MKTRGVIKGIIANLLLVEAENAVGQNEICMIEHQGTELMGEVIKIAGKTAYVQVFDSTRGLRVGTEVVFTGSLLEVTLGPGMLSKNYDGLQNDLAEIDGLFLDRGARSRALDPKAEWHFHPAVKAEEKVIAGSWLGHVDEHGIQHQIMAPFDLEGEWIIESVVEAGTYQADSVLARLRKGDEQREVNMIQRWPVKLALHRFKDKPRPSRLLETGVRTIDSLNPMLEGGVGFIPGPFGSGKTVLQHAISKQAEADIVIVAACGERANEVVEIFKEFPELDDPHTGKKLMDRTIIIANTSNMPVAAREASVYTAMTLGEYYRQMGLRVLLLADSTSRWAQALREMSNRLEDLPGPDAFPMDLTAIISNFYARAGRVELHNGSYGSITFIGTVSPAGGNLKEPVTESTKKATRCFYALAQRRADSKRYPAIDPILSYSKYLEYPEFQAYAAEHISNHYVDAIQEMKNLLQRGGESNDQINILGDDGVPLAYHVHFWRAELIDFVILQQDAFDQIDAMTPMARQMEMLDLVLDICRRDLPFEHFEEVSSFFKGLINDCKQLNYTAYQTEDYATRKAAIETIVRERAEPVNA; from the coding sequence ATGAAAACCCGTGGAGTCATCAAAGGAATCATCGCCAACCTCCTGCTGGTGGAAGCAGAGAACGCGGTTGGGCAAAACGAGATCTGCATGATTGAACATCAAGGCACAGAGCTCATGGGTGAGGTGATCAAGATCGCCGGTAAAACGGCCTATGTCCAGGTATTTGACAGTACTCGTGGACTGCGTGTTGGCACGGAAGTCGTCTTTACAGGTAGCCTTTTGGAGGTGACCCTAGGTCCAGGCATGCTATCTAAAAACTACGATGGCCTGCAAAACGATCTAGCTGAGATTGACGGTCTATTCCTGGATCGGGGAGCTCGATCCAGAGCTTTAGACCCCAAGGCCGAGTGGCACTTTCATCCGGCCGTGAAGGCCGAAGAAAAAGTCATCGCGGGAAGCTGGCTAGGCCATGTCGACGAGCACGGGATCCAACACCAAATCATGGCACCCTTCGACTTAGAGGGAGAATGGATCATCGAATCGGTTGTTGAGGCTGGAACCTACCAAGCGGATAGCGTTTTAGCAAGGCTTCGAAAGGGGGACGAACAACGCGAGGTGAACATGATCCAACGATGGCCGGTCAAACTGGCCCTTCATCGATTCAAGGACAAGCCACGCCCCAGTCGACTGCTCGAAACAGGAGTGCGCACCATTGACAGCTTGAACCCCATGCTCGAAGGTGGTGTGGGTTTCATACCCGGGCCATTTGGATCTGGAAAGACCGTACTGCAGCACGCCATTTCAAAGCAAGCGGAGGCCGATATTGTGATTGTAGCCGCCTGCGGCGAGCGCGCCAACGAAGTGGTGGAGATCTTCAAAGAGTTCCCCGAGCTGGATGATCCGCACACGGGAAAGAAATTGATGGACCGGACCATCATTATTGCCAACACTTCCAATATGCCGGTCGCTGCCCGAGAGGCCTCGGTCTACACGGCGATGACCCTTGGAGAATACTACCGTCAAATGGGGCTTCGAGTACTATTACTTGCAGACTCTACGAGTCGATGGGCGCAGGCCTTACGCGAAATGAGTAATCGCCTGGAAGACCTCCCCGGACCCGATGCCTTCCCTATGGATCTGACCGCCATCATCTCCAATTTTTACGCCCGCGCCGGACGGGTTGAACTGCACAACGGAAGCTACGGCTCCATCACCTTCATCGGAACCGTTTCGCCCGCAGGTGGTAACCTGAAAGAACCGGTGACCGAGTCTACCAAAAAAGCCACCCGCTGTTTTTACGCGCTGGCGCAAAGAAGGGCGGACAGCAAACGCTATCCGGCTATTGACCCCATACTCAGTTACTCCAAATACCTCGAGTATCCGGAATTTCAGGCCTATGCCGCCGAGCACATTTCCAACCATTATGTGGACGCCATTCAGGAGATGAAAAACCTGCTTCAGCGAGGAGGCGAATCCAATGATCAAATCAATATTCTCGGAGATGATGGGGTCCCCTTAGCCTACCATGTTCACTTCTGGAGGGCCGAGTTGATCGACTTCGTCATTCTGCAGCAAGATGCCTTTGACCAAATAGACGCCATGACGCCTATGGCCCGCCAGATGGAAATGTTAGACCTCGTCCTGGACATCTGCCGAAGAGACTTGCCCTTTGAGCACTTCGAAGAGGTATCGAGCTTTTTCAAGGGTCTGATCAACGACTGCAAACAGCTCAACTACACTGCCTATCAAACCGAAGATTATGCTACCCGAAAAGCGGCCATAGAGACGATCGTTCGGGAGCGTGCTGAACCCGTAAACGCCTGA
- a CDS encoding T9SS type A sorting domain-containing protein, protein MKKVYLFLLLPAAAVFMATPALTNSSAGPSGRTGSPGDNGVSCANGCHTGGTVTDQMADVDVSGIPASGYIPGQTYDITVSGDRGSFGGPRIGFSFTAERASDDSKVGGFMSGAGTQVNGNGQSHITHTSSSITASGNSNSWTFQWTAPASGTGDVNFYAVLLFANGNGGNSGDIVLPMGAVTVSEDLTVGLTEDVLQAKFYPLPARDYTRLSFDQQTDWLNVRMYNSSGQFVQQLWYSDQKGSHDVRLELSDVANGTYWVEFSSEQGSLMKPLLVQ, encoded by the coding sequence ATGAAAAAAGTTTACTTGTTTCTTTTGCTGCCGGCGGCAGCAGTCTTTATGGCCACTCCGGCCTTAACCAACAGCTCTGCTGGGCCTTCTGGTCGCACCGGAAGCCCTGGCGATAACGGTGTGAGCTGTGCCAACGGATGCCACACAGGCGGTACCGTAACCGATCAAATGGCCGACGTAGACGTCAGCGGAATTCCCGCCAGTGGATATATTCCCGGTCAGACCTATGATATTACCGTTTCTGGAGATCGAGGATCTTTCGGTGGACCGCGTATCGGATTCAGCTTTACGGCTGAGCGTGCTTCAGATGACAGTAAAGTCGGAGGCTTCATGTCCGGTGCGGGAACCCAAGTGAATGGGAATGGGCAGAGCCATATTACCCATACCTCCAGCAGTATTACGGCAAGCGGAAACTCAAATTCTTGGACCTTCCAGTGGACGGCTCCAGCAAGTGGTACGGGAGACGTGAACTTCTATGCCGTTTTGCTCTTCGCGAACGGAAATGGCGGCAACAGTGGCGATATCGTATTGCCAATGGGTGCAGTAACCGTAAGCGAGGATTTGACCGTTGGATTGACCGAAGATGTGCTGCAAGCCAAATTCTACCCATTGCCAGCACGAGACTACACCAGACTTTCTTTTGACCAGCAAACAGATTGGTTGAACGTCCGTATGTACAACAGCTCAGGTCAGTTTGTACAACAACTTTGGTACAGCGACCAAAAAGGATCACACGATGTGCGTCTTGAATTGAGTGATGTTGCCAATGGTACGTACTGGGTAGAATTC
- a CDS encoding DUF502 domain-containing protein, with the protein MKTLAKYFLQGLLYLVPIGVTVYVLYEAFVIVDGLLPFEYPGLGILTMVLAITIIGWIGSYLITLPIITFIENLLTRAPLVNLIYTSMKDLIQAFVGSKRAFKKPVSIKLYEHSGIERLGFVTEEDLSRIHVEEDLIAVYVPHSYAFSGQLFLVPKQYVTPIDANPAEIMKFIVSGGVTEVDQKLKK; encoded by the coding sequence ATGAAGACGCTCGCCAAGTATTTTCTACAGGGACTTTTGTACCTCGTGCCTATTGGAGTGACGGTGTATGTTCTCTACGAAGCCTTTGTGATTGTCGACGGTCTTTTACCTTTTGAATATCCAGGTTTGGGCATTCTGACCATGGTCTTGGCCATTACCATAATCGGCTGGATCGGATCGTATTTGATTACCCTGCCCATCATCACCTTCATTGAAAACTTGTTGACCAGAGCCCCCTTGGTCAACTTGATTTACACCTCGATGAAGGATCTCATTCAGGCTTTTGTCGGATCCAAGCGGGCATTTAAGAAGCCGGTGAGCATAAAGCTCTACGAACACTCGGGCATCGAAAGGCTGGGATTTGTAACGGAGGAGGACCTGAGCAGAATTCACGTAGAAGAAGATTTAATCGCCGTCTACGTTCCACACAGTTACGCGTTTAGCGGGCAACTCTTTTTAGTACCGAAACAGTACGTGACCCCGATTGATGCCAATCCGGCGGAGATCATGAAGTTTATCGTTTCAGGCGGCGTCACGGAAGTTGATCAAAAATTGAAGAAATGA